In Mixta intestinalis, the following are encoded in one genomic region:
- a CDS encoding metal-dependent hydrolase, with protein MTAEGHVIFAIASAIFAKRAELTPELANGDWWHIIPAVLLTCLLPDIDHPRSTLGQRFRWISQPVARAFGHRGFTHSLLAVLGGVALLQFNLPQTWPVPADALHGMVLGYLSHIAADMLTPAGVPLLWPCRWRFRLPLLNTRSGNQLERIFCLALVIGALWFPPGMPHFGADGWPTKLMNNVQFGINRLINLRYD; from the coding sequence ATGACGGCCGAAGGCCACGTTATTTTCGCCATTGCCAGCGCTATTTTTGCCAAGCGCGCCGAGCTAACGCCTGAGCTGGCTAACGGTGACTGGTGGCATATTATTCCGGCGGTGCTGCTCACCTGCCTCCTGCCCGATATCGATCATCCTCGTTCCACGCTCGGTCAGCGCTTTCGCTGGATATCGCAGCCTGTAGCGCGGGCATTTGGCCATCGCGGTTTTACCCACAGCCTGCTGGCAGTGCTGGGCGGTGTGGCGCTGTTACAGTTTAATCTGCCCCAAACCTGGCCAGTGCCTGCTGATGCCCTGCACGGCATGGTACTGGGCTATCTCAGCCATATCGCGGCGGATATGCTGACGCCCGCTGGCGTGCCGCTGCTTTGGCCCTGCCGCTGGCGTTTCCGCTTACCGCTGCTGAATACCCGCTCCGGCAACCAGCTGGAGCGCATCTTTTGCCTGGCGCTGGTGATCGGCGCACTCTGGTTCCCACCGGGTATGCCGCATTTTGGCGCAGACGGCTGGCCCACCAAACTTATGAATAACGTTCAGTTTGGCATAAACCGCTTAATTAACCTGCGATATGACTGA
- a CDS encoding YniB family protein produces MTYQQAGRVAIIKRVAGWIIFIPALISTLISLLGFMFQHSGKRPGIDAVLLDFMHVMIDMIRFNTPFLGFFWRNSPVPNFHSGSNIGFWVIYILIFVGLALQASGARMWRQSRHLKEGVEDMLILEQAKGDEGRSRQQLEEKIVVPRHTLFLQIFPLYVLPVIIAIAGYFVLSLLGLI; encoded by the coding sequence ATGACTTATCAACAGGCTGGCCGTGTTGCCATCATCAAACGCGTGGCTGGCTGGATTATTTTTATTCCGGCGCTGATTTCAACGCTGATCTCACTACTGGGATTTATGTTTCAGCACAGCGGAAAACGGCCCGGTATTGATGCCGTCCTGCTCGATTTTATGCATGTGATGATCGATATGATCCGCTTTAACACGCCGTTTCTCGGTTTTTTCTGGCGAAATTCGCCGGTGCCGAATTTCCATAGCGGCAGCAATATAGGTTTCTGGGTGATTTACATTCTGATTTTTGTCGGCCTGGCGCTACAGGCATCCGGGGCGCGGATGTGGCGGCAGTCACGTCATCTGAAAGAGGGCGTGGAGGATATGCTGATTCTGGAGCAGGCGAAAGGCGACGAAGGACGCAGCCGCCAGCAGCTCGAAGAGAAGATCGTCGTGCCGCGCCATACTCTCTTTCTGCAAATTTTTCCGCTGTATGTACTGCCGGTAATTATTGCCATTGCTGGCTATTTCGTCCTGTCGCTGCTGGGCCTGATCTGA
- the kduD gene encoding 2-dehydro-3-deoxy-D-gluconate 5-dehydrogenase KduD, with protein sequence MILNAFNLQGKVALITGCNTGLGQGMAVGLAQAGCDVVGVNRSGARDTPALVEAAGRRFVNIDADLMDSSAIPQVVEKAVAAFGRIDILINNAGIIRRQDAIEFSEQNWDDVMNVNSKTVFFMSQAVARQFISQGSGGKIINIASMLSFQGGIRVPSYTASKSAVMGLTRLMANEWAAHNINVNAIAPGYMATNNTEQLRNDEDRSQEILSRIPAGRWGVPQDLMGPVVFLASSASDYVNGYTLAVDGGWLAR encoded by the coding sequence ATGATCCTTAATGCATTTAATCTGCAGGGCAAGGTCGCGCTGATCACCGGTTGCAACACGGGTCTGGGCCAGGGCATGGCTGTCGGTCTGGCGCAGGCGGGCTGCGATGTGGTTGGCGTCAACCGCTCCGGCGCACGTGATACCCCTGCGCTGGTTGAAGCCGCAGGCCGTCGCTTCGTCAATATTGATGCTGATTTAATGGACAGCAGCGCGATTCCGCAGGTGGTGGAAAAAGCGGTAGCCGCCTTTGGTCGCATCGATATTCTGATCAACAACGCCGGGATTATCCGCCGCCAGGACGCGATTGAATTCAGCGAACAAAACTGGGACGACGTAATGAATGTCAACAGCAAGACGGTATTCTTTATGTCGCAGGCGGTAGCGCGTCAGTTTATCAGCCAGGGCAGCGGCGGTAAGATCATTAATATCGCCTCCATGCTTTCCTTCCAGGGCGGAATTCGCGTCCCGTCCTATACCGCGTCAAAAAGCGCGGTAATGGGCCTGACGCGTCTGATGGCGAACGAATGGGCGGCGCACAATATCAATGTGAACGCCATCGCGCCGGGTTATATGGCAACGAACAACACTGAACAGCTGCGTAATGATGAAGATCGCAGTCAGGAAATTCTGAGCCGTATTCCTGCCGGACGCTGGGGCGTACCGCAGGATCTGATGGGTCCGGTGGTCTTCCTCGCCTCATCCGCTTCTGATTACGTAAACGGCTATACGCTGGCGGTTGACGGCGGCTGGCTCGCTCGTTAA
- a CDS encoding L-cystine transporter, translating to MTVPLILNILVFIVLLIVLSRLGRNGWSLSKKVLAGLVMGVLFGLALQLIYGDSAPVLKASIAWFNVVGNGYVQLLQMIVMPLVFASILSAVARLHNASSLGKISVLTIGVLLFTTAISALVGVFVTSLFGLSAEGLVQGAQETARLSAIQSNYAGKVADLSAPQMLLSFIPKNPFADLAGANPTSIISVVIFAAFLGVAALQLLKDDREKGERALKAIEVLQLWVMKLVRLIMKLTPYGVLALMTKVVAGSNLQDIIKLGSFVVASYLGLAIMFAVHALLLSVNGINPMRFFRKVWPVITFAFTSRSSAASIPLNVEAQTQRLGVPESIASFSASFGATIGQNGCAGLYPTMLAVMVAPTMGINPLDPVWIATLVGIVTLSSAGVAGVGGGATFAALIVLPAMGLPVTLVALLISIEPLIDMGRTALNVNGSMTAGTLTSHWMRQTDKRLFNSDEHQELAHR from the coding sequence ATGACTGTCCCGCTTATTCTCAATATCCTGGTGTTTATCGTACTGCTGATCGTGCTATCCCGTCTGGGACGCAACGGCTGGAGTCTGTCGAAAAAGGTGCTGGCAGGCCTGGTGATGGGCGTACTGTTCGGCCTGGCCTTACAGCTGATCTATGGCGACAGCGCGCCGGTGCTGAAAGCGTCTATCGCCTGGTTTAACGTGGTCGGCAACGGCTATGTGCAGCTGCTGCAAATGATCGTTATGCCGCTGGTTTTCGCCTCAATCCTCAGCGCCGTGGCGCGTTTGCATAACGCCTCCTCACTGGGAAAAATCAGCGTATTAACTATCGGCGTCCTGCTGTTTACTACCGCTATTTCTGCACTGGTGGGCGTTTTCGTTACCTCGCTGTTTGGTCTTAGCGCAGAAGGTCTGGTACAGGGCGCGCAGGAAACCGCTCGTCTCTCCGCCATTCAGTCCAACTACGCGGGTAAAGTTGCCGATCTCAGCGCGCCGCAAATGCTGCTGTCGTTTATTCCGAAAAACCCGTTTGCCGATCTGGCCGGCGCTAACCCTACTTCGATCATTAGCGTGGTAATTTTTGCTGCCTTCCTCGGTGTGGCGGCGCTGCAACTGCTGAAAGACGATCGGGAAAAAGGCGAGCGTGCGCTGAAAGCGATTGAGGTTTTACAGCTGTGGGTAATGAAGCTGGTGCGCCTGATCATGAAGCTGACGCCGTACGGCGTACTGGCGCTGATGACCAAAGTCGTGGCCGGTTCTAATTTGCAGGATATCATCAAACTCGGCAGCTTTGTGGTTGCCTCCTATCTTGGCCTGGCGATTATGTTTGCGGTGCATGCGCTGCTGCTGTCGGTAAACGGCATCAACCCGATGCGCTTTTTCCGCAAGGTCTGGCCGGTAATTACCTTCGCCTTCACCAGCCGCTCCAGCGCGGCCAGCATTCCGCTTAATGTGGAGGCGCAAACCCAGCGTCTGGGCGTACCGGAATCGATCGCCAGTTTCTCCGCCTCATTTGGTGCGACTATCGGTCAGAACGGCTGTGCCGGACTTTATCCGACCATGCTGGCAGTGATGGTGGCACCGACGATGGGCATCAACCCGCTCGATCCGGTCTGGATCGCCACGCTGGTGGGTATCGTTACCCTCAGCTCCGCCGGGGTTGCAGGCGTTGGCGGCGGTGCCACCTTCGCGGCGCTGATCGTACTGCCAGCGATGGGGCTGCCGGTGACGCTGGTAGCGCTGCTGATCTCCATCGAACCGCTGATCGATATGGGCCGTACCGCGCTGAACGTCAACGGCTCCATGACCGCCGGTACGCTCACCAGCCACTGGATGAGGCAGACCGATAAGCGGTTGTTCAACAGCGATGAGCACCAAGAACTGGCGCACCGCTGA
- the hxpB gene encoding hexitol phosphatase HxpB, with protein MTYTRPVLAAIFDMDGLLIDSEPLWDQAELDVFATLGVDLSRRSELPDTLGMRIDQVVRMWYETLPWNGPSQQEVTERIIARAINLVEEKKPLLPGVEQALQLCHAQGLKVGLASASPLHMLEKVMAMFNLRDYFEVLVSAESLPWSKPHPQVYLDAAARLGVDPLNCVTLEDSFNGMIATKAARMRSVVVPAPEYRDDPRWALADVKLDSLLALTPQHLKGY; from the coding sequence ATGACCTATACCCGCCCTGTACTGGCCGCAATATTTGATATGGATGGATTGCTGATCGATTCTGAACCGTTATGGGATCAGGCCGAGCTGGATGTTTTTGCCACGCTGGGCGTGGATCTTTCGCGGCGCAGCGAACTGCCCGATACGTTGGGTATGCGTATCGATCAGGTGGTACGCATGTGGTATGAAACGCTGCCGTGGAACGGCCCCAGCCAGCAGGAAGTCACCGAGCGCATTATCGCCCGCGCCATTAACCTGGTGGAGGAGAAAAAACCGCTGCTGCCGGGCGTGGAGCAGGCGCTACAGCTTTGCCATGCGCAGGGGTTGAAGGTCGGCCTCGCCTCCGCCTCGCCGCTGCATATGCTGGAAAAGGTAATGGCGATGTTTAACCTGCGCGACTATTTTGAAGTCCTGGTTTCCGCTGAATCGCTGCCGTGGAGCAAGCCTCATCCGCAGGTTTATCTGGATGCCGCCGCGCGACTCGGCGTCGATCCGCTCAACTGCGTCACGCTGGAGGACTCTTTTAACGGCATGATCGCCACCAAAGCGGCCCGGATGCGTTCGGTGGTCGTGCCCGCACCGGAGTATCGTGACGATCCCCGCTGGGCGCTGGCTGACGTTAAGCTGGACTCGCTGCTGGCGCTGACGCCTCAGCATCTGAAAGGTTATTAA
- the kduI gene encoding 5-dehydro-4-deoxy-D-glucuronate isomerase, which yields MQVRQSIHSDHARQLDTAGLRREFLIEKIFDADNYTMTYSHIDRVIVGGVMPVHNSVTIGSEVGKQLGVSYFLERRELGVINIGGPGIIEVDGKAWEIGNEEALYVGMGAQSVVFKSVDASKPAKFYYNSAPAHTRYPDKKITPADASPTTLGDASTSNRRTINKYIVPDVLPTCQLTMGLTKLEEGSLWNTMPCHTHERRMEVYFYFDMDEETAVFHMMGQPQETRHLLVHNEQAILSPSWSIHAGVGTKRYTFIWGMMGENQVFDDMDHVKVSELR from the coding sequence ATGCAAGTTCGTCAGAGCATCCACAGCGACCATGCCCGTCAGCTGGACACAGCGGGTTTACGACGCGAATTCCTCATCGAAAAAATTTTTGATGCTGATAATTACACCATGACCTACAGCCACATTGACCGCGTTATCGTGGGTGGCGTTATGCCGGTCCACAACAGTGTGACCATCGGTAGCGAAGTAGGTAAACAGCTGGGCGTAAGCTACTTCCTGGAGCGTCGTGAGCTGGGCGTAATCAATATCGGCGGCCCAGGTATCATCGAGGTTGACGGTAAAGCCTGGGAAATCGGCAACGAAGAAGCGCTGTATGTCGGTATGGGCGCGCAGTCCGTGGTGTTCAAAAGCGTTGACGCCAGCAAACCGGCCAAGTTCTACTACAACAGCGCACCGGCCCATACGCGCTACCCTGACAAAAAAATCACCCCGGCTGACGCCTCTCCGACCACGCTCGGCGATGCATCCACCAGCAACCGCCGCACCATCAATAAATATATCGTGCCGGACGTGCTGCCTACCTGTCAGCTGACCATGGGCCTGACCAAGCTGGAAGAAGGCAGCCTGTGGAACACCATGCCTTGCCACACGCATGAACGCCGTATGGAAGTTTACTTCTACTTCGATATGGATGAAGAAACCGCCGTATTCCATATGATGGGTCAGCCGCAGGAAACACGTCACCTGCTGGTTCATAACGAACAGGCTATTCTTTCACCGAGCTGGTCAATCCATGCAGGCGTTGGCACCAAACGCTATACCTTCATCTGGGGCATGATGGGTGAAAACCAGGTGTTCGATGATATGGACCACGTAAAAGTCAGCGAGCTGCGTTAA